From the genome of Athalia rosae chromosome 3, iyAthRosa1.1, whole genome shotgun sequence:
tctcacccggTTAGAGAATTTTTTGGGCATTTTCTCGCCGCGTCGAATCGCGCCcgatttcgataaattttttttctttccccgatcggagcgaaaaaaagacaaacgaCAAATCAGACCGTATTGATAGGACGAGCTGGTTTCCTGAATCGTGTAATACCGCGATTATATCGATCCATCACGCTGTGGACAGCCCGGACAATCGGTGGCGCGAGCCACGAGAGTTCGCGTGTACCCGACGATCGCGCGCGATCGGTCAATCAATCTCCCGATGATCTGTAAGAATTTTTTAACCGTCGCGttggaaaatataaaagcaaaaaaaaaacaaaccgaacTTCACCGCTGTCGTACTCGTCGccggatatacgtacatgcgtACCGTCGTCGGGTGGAAAACTCGTGGCGAAGTTTTCtctaaaatatgaaagaaatttgCACACCGCCAGGAGAGAGGGCGGCGGACAACAACAGGTAGGCGATTGCCCGGAGCATCAGGTGTCGGAGATGGGGAAAACCCGGCGCAGTATTATAACCCCTGAGAATTAAGCATATTACTCGTGgtatttgtttgttctttaTATAGCAGTACAATGTAATGAGCTGTGGCGCGCGCTTCTTCTCATTGTCGGTTTATTTAAGCCTACCTGAATCGAGGCCGGAACCTGCAGCATAAGGTGGGAAAAACCTGAGGCTTTTCTCGCACTTACCGCGACGCCGAATTCCTCGTGACTCTAATTCGGGTGGTGTACAGCCGTAAAGATGGAATATATTATCGCGATGAATTATACCTGCTTAATTTTAGCACGCggatagaaattttattcgaaaccgTCGTTCCGACGACGTAGAGTTTCGCCTGGTCTCGAACGCGTTTCGTTCGCGCTATTTTTTCCAGGATCTCTGCTCGGCGAAGGACgtgaaaagaagggaaaagattttcgaaggaCACGCCGGATGTCGGCGATGCGGTAAGAAATCTTCAAACGCATATAATAACTCTCAGCTATTGAGGTCAGGATTAGGACAAGTGTGTTGTGACTTGTGAGGGACGGAGTAAGATGGATCAGCTGTAAGAGTCTGAGGTTCCGGCAAAGATATAGATTTCTTAGCCTCTGGTTTGTAACAATTTTTAGTCGACTAAGTAGCCGCAGCTTTGTGCTACCGTTATTTCGCAGAggttcgcaaaaaaaaacccgcCGAGGTAATTCGTCTTCCGGAGTGTCAAtgacaatcgatcgattcgttccGACGAATTTACGCGTAGAATGGAGGTCGGAAAAAGCGgcgagaaaaaagtaacatatatatataattgaaagAGACGAGAATAATtccttcgatatttttattcaattcaaccGTTTGATCGGGTGTGTCGCGTTTAATTGCACTTACTTGCATCTACTTTCAGAAATATAACGTCACTGTGATTCGTCGAATCCAAATTCGTCTTTGATGAAAACAAGGGGATTttgtggggggggggattaGGGGTAATCGGAAGGGTCCGCCGTAGAGGCGATCCGTCTCAAAAGATGACCCGGTGTCGCGTAGCGGGATATTTGCGGGCAGTTGCAGCGCGTATTACGGTTCCTCGAGACCTGCACTACCGAGGGGAAGATAAACTCGGACGTTGAGAGAGAGGCAGGGGAACGAGAATATCGTCAGTTTCGCGAAACTTTTTAGGTACGCCCCCGGTCGACGACTGGTGGGAAAACCCGGCCGAGGGAACAATTGGTGATTAGCCTTTGTAATTAATACCGATTCCAGAACGAACGGGGTACGACGGGTGGAGGACAGGTACCATTGTCGGAGTATTTGGTTTACCCGTATAAGCGAATCGCGCCGATCTCCGCTTAGCAATTTGAGACAATtttatacatgaaaaaaaaaaaaatacgcacgTTTGCACGGTTTACGTTACAATCTCGCATACGTTACATTTTTCTTGTTCACTTTCACGTCATCTCCTCGGTTCGATTTCCTAATTCTAAATCCCGACCGGCACGAGCGTAATTACCGTAATGATCCCGAttcgattataataattacaggAATTAGATGGGATGAGTCGTCGATATCCGCCTATAAGTAGCGGCCGATTGATTGTCGCGATGTTGAAATTCGGAAGTTGCATAATTCGGAGCACGTTTGCTCCCGGTCACacggaaaataatgaatatcaATGAAATTACCGGGTCCGTCGTGCGGAACGAACCGCGAAGGTGCGAATCCTTTTGTCGCGTCGTCACGGTAGAGCGCTCGTTTTTACACCTTCGCACCTTTCGCTAATGGCGTAATTATACCGATTGAAATACAACGATACATATCGCGGGTCGCGGTTTCGTTCGAACCACTCGTAACGAGAAACCGACGAGGTCCACGATTCGAGAATCCGATCAACCTTGACGAATTTTGAGCCCAAACTGATTTTCAAGGGTGCAATGAAAGCGCGATTCGAAGTCTGGTATACGTGAACGCCGGATGTAATTTTTCGGAACGTCGTCTCAGCGTTCGGAGGATGCGATCGCAATATTGGAATCGTGCATAATACGTCCGATTCGCGACGCTCCCTCGACTTTCAGGGGTCCGCTGAACGGTAAGGTTAAATTCGTGGACTCTGCCCTCCGCGCTTCGGCCtgcgtttaaaaaattattttttttttccctcttcttccttctctctcttcgcgCGATTATTCTTTGCTACGTTTCCCCATTTATAGGTTCGAGTGGAGATTTCGCTCCTAGTTTTCAGCGCGATCGAAACCACCGAGCACTCCCCTTTCTACGGGTATAGGATACCTACCCACCGGCGCATCACGGGGTGTAACGCGCCGATCATATTCGGACAAAGGCGAGAGAGAGTTATCTATTATACGGCGTTCGGAGTCACGGATCGAGCGGCGCAGCGGCATCAATGGATAATTCTTGGAGCATTTCGCTCCTGCAGGGGCACGATGTTCGCAGGGATACAAACGCGACGTCGGTCCCTCTCtctgtgtgtacgtgtatttcaATGCGCGCGTAGGAGGGtctcgaaacgaaacgaagaacTGCCGGAGAGTTTCACCGTGCTATACACGAGGGGTAAGCCTAGGGCCGCGTTTCGAGTGTTACAATAAATCAGCGCCCAGAAAATGCCCCACCCCCACGACCGAGATCGTTGAAAATGGCATACATACGTTATTCTTACTATTCTACAACGCGTCGACTGTATTCCTCATTGTCGACCAGAAGTGCTTCCATTTACCCTCCCCGCTTTATTCTCGCCGCCGCGCTTATCCACGATTAtcgctttcgaaaaattcgaataatccTTCGAAATAACGTCGCACCCACCCAACCACCCAATCCGCGCTTTTTAATCTCCGATTCGTcttgagattaaaaaaaaaaccccatcGAAGATCGAAAATTCGATCAAGCTCTTCAGATCCCAGAATATATCTTCCGGCGTCTTCCGCGCGTAGGTAAATACGGTTTACTACTCACGGACGAACGTACGAGAGGGGGGGGCCCCCGCAGTATGATTGCGTGCGGCTGCAGATTAATTCGGGACAAAAGATACGTCGTATCGCAGCGCCTACCGCAGGCCCCCGGAAAGCCTTCCCGAGCCCTTCTGCAAACCCCACCCCGCGCCTCTACTGCGGATCCGAGGGTGACCCGAAGGGCCGAGGGCGGTTACAAGCGATCCCCACTTCGGGTAAGGGCGACGGGTGGTTGGACACCCTTCTGTATCGGGGGACCTTTTCAACCCGGCCCTCTTACCCCTGAGTATATATTAAAATCGTGGCTAAACTACCCTCAGTTAAACGAGAGCGATTGAGGAGTGAGGAGCGAAATTTTATCGGTACAAGTTTATCCTCGTTATCGAGTTATACCCACGGTGAAGGGAACGGCATGACATTCAACAACAGAAACGGTCTGTTCCGGCCTTGGGACGAAGACAACGGGGACAAGGATCCGTCCCAGGAGATGGGGGACCGGGCACGCGGAAAATTCGCGTATCTCAGTGCGGTTAGCGTGAAGTGCGAGCGTGCGGAGGACGAGGATCGAACGGCCTCGGGGTCCGCTTCGTCCCCGAGTTCGCCGGACGAGAGTGGTGGCACCGTTTCGAATTCGATCATCGATCGAGAggtcgacgacgtcgacgacgaggaggaggacgaggaggaggacacTCTGCACAAATTGACGAGTCTGGTCGACAGGACTATACTGGGACTGCCCAAGGCCGACAATTCCGTGGACAGCGGGAGTTCGTCGAGCAGCGAgacgtcctcgtcgtcgccaGGACCGACGGACGCCGACGACGAGCGTTCGCAGCGTTCCGCTTTCGTTCCCGCTATGCTGAATCGTCAATCGGCGTTCTCGTTCGCCGGGGTGTCCTACCCCGCGCCGGTGTCGCAGCACTTCGAAAACGGCGGCGGTAGTTTCGTCGGTCAGGAGATATTGGCAAGACACGAACACCACGTAGCCTTCGATCGTTACGCCGCTCAGCAGGCGGGACATTTCGCTCTCGAGGAAGCCGCGAGGCTCCTCCAGCACCACGAAGCACTCGTCAAGCAGAACAAGAAACTGAGACCGAAGAAATTCAGGTGCCCCCACTGCGACGTCGCTTTCAGCAACAACGGACAACTCAAAGGACACATCCGCATACACACAGGTGAACATTAATTTGCTCGTACGATCGTCGTCTCGTTACGGGGAATATCGACGCTGTTCgaaaagaggaaggaagggaggagtgatgcgcggatcGGAAATGGAAGGGAGATTTTCTATGTTGTTTTGATGATTTTCAGGGGAACGACCGTTCAAGTGCGACGAGGAAGCTTGCGGCAAGACGTTCACGAGGAACGAGGAATTGACCAGGCACAAACGGATTCACAGCGGCGTTCGTCCGCACGCTTGTCCCGCCTGCGGCAAACGTTTCGGCAGGAAGGATCACCTCAAAAAACACGCGAGGACCCACGAGATGAGAGGTCCCGCGATTTACATACCGGCGCCGGGACCGTTTCCGTTCCCGGCTCACCCACCGCTGCATCCCTTTCtattcggactttgaaagaaaCGTGGAAACAATATTTTGCCACTGCGAGCGATGGATCGAAAACTACGATCGGGGTCACGGAATCGACCGGGATATAATTGCGGATTTTCGCTTTACCAGGGATGGAATTCGAACGGAAAAATGGCGCCGATGAGATTGAGATGACTGAAACAAACGTCGCGAAAAGAGACGCCAACGAGATATTTCACAGTGCCTATTTAACGGATAAAATAGATCCCCGAATTTTGATATACGGATAGTACAGCAGAAAAAGAGATCGATGTAAACAGGGGCAGAGGAAGATTGAGGGTCcaaaagtattttttatacaaatttacCGCTATTTAGATCTTCTAGGATAATAACGAGGTGTCGGATCGATGGATTCTGGAActtggacgagaaaaaaaaataaaaaaataaaaagacccCGTGTAAATATTATGTGATATGTAAATAAGATATTATGTACAGTAATTGTAAATAAGAGatgaatatttaatatttcacgaagataaatacgaaattttatttataagtaaaaacgaacgaaaaaaaaaaaaataaacaaatttataCGACCATAAACGATATAcggatgtataaaaataatccacaCTCCATACCAATAATCGGTACGCATGTACGTGCATTCGTCGATCCTTagaatcgaacgaattttcaaagttgaaaataaaaatcaacgaccGCAATTTAAAAATAGTCCCTGCGGATCTGCCGCGAGTCGACgagaataaattatacgtaaaTTATTCTTGCATTATAGCGAACAGCGGGAGAGGAGATCCGCCATTTTCCTCTCGATTGAATTCAGCATGGCGCCGGGGAGGGGAGGCATTTTACCCCCCTTACCCTTCAATTACATCCCCTCCGTAATGCCCCGCGGGCGCAGGGGTTGCGCCCTAATCAAAATTCCCCCCCTCGTATCCTTTGCCAAAGCGGTTCTCCGCAACTACCGCAAACCCGATGCCCCATTCAGttttttcaccgatattttttccctcctcctttttttattctccttgtTACGGCGCTCGGAGGATACAGACGCGACGGGGATGAGCCACCGTTGAATGCGAGGATACGAATGTTTCGGTTGGTTTTCGGGGGGGAAGGTACAACCTCGGGGAactcgtacgcgtacacatatgtatatgcctATGCCCACAGTGTAGATATGATGACCCCGAGGGGAAATATACCGCGTAATCTTTTTATTCCACTCGACTTTCCACTCGTTTATTACCGCCCCCCGATTCCATTGTAATCAAACTCGGCGTCGAACAAATTTCGTCTAAATTTCCCGAAGAAATTAAAGAGTACGATCATTCCCCTCCAACGTTTGCAGTCACGTCGGTTTCGTCCGGCaaattcgatcattttcagGGACCGTTAACAAAAATTCTGATTTCCCATTGCAGGTGATACCAAACGTCCGAAATATTGCGACTATGCGGAGCAACGATCAGCGGTTATTTTTCTCACGCATTTGCGATTCGCCAGAAGAAAAACGATATTCGGGATAGTGTCATCTGCGATCTCTGCTGACAACTCCCCGCCGCGTGTGAAAAGGACGCACGTTCGCAGCGTGACTCTGTCGGGATGTAATGCAGGTACGGGGAAAATATTGTGAAGAAAAGTcggtataattattgaatttatatacGGACATATAATAGCTATAATATGTGacttattgttgttattatgatTTCACGTTCAAATCTGGGATTTCCACCGCGAGCCACAGGACGAGATTCTGCAGTTCGGTTTATTGGGCTCCCCCTGTAAACTTTCTCCCTTGATTTCTCAACTTCCCTCGAGTATGtatacgagtatatatatatacccgtatatacctatgtgcgtACGGACCATTCATCGCATCCAGTCTCTGCACGGCCACAGCTCGCACTTCGGCAACAGCTAAACGATCGCTTACTCGAGGATTACAAGATCTTTAAATCCCTTCGAACCGCCGGGATTACATTTCGAGgatggtgagttttttttttttgttttttctctgcgGAATAGTTTTCTATCCATCGAGTAAGGTATTATCGCATGAATCCACACGATTTTGAACCGACTTATCGAGTCGGTGGTGACTTTTGAACTTCGGTGGATACCGTGGCAAATTTTGCACCGTTATTGTAAATATCAAGTTGTACGTTGGAGTAACGCTGATCCAAAGAAGGGTCTCCGTTGCTTCCGATATATTTACCGTTTCCACGATACCCCGCatcgtgtataatacgtatgaaCGTTGTGCATCAAACTATTTAAGAATCGTCTTTGGAAATCGTCGAAGAATCGAAGGGAAGAACACCCGCCGCGTTCCGTTGACTGACTGATATATTGTAGATCTTCTCGCATCGTCGTAGATTCCGGTATTCGAGGACAccgctatacctatacctttaCCGTGGACTCGCCAGAGAAACTCCGGCGACCTTTTATCATTGTTGGGTGTCATAGGTGTGTGTATGCGCAGTGGATTGCGTTGCCTCGACTATCCCTGCGCCAAGATACAAGCTGAAAGCCGAACCTATTAGAGCTAAACGGTATTAAATGGAAGAATCGTCGAGTGTCAGCGCAACAACAATGACGAAGGCAAACATTCGAATGGAGCCGGGACTACGAACCGCCACCCGCGGCGAACGATCCTCACAATGGCGAGAGTCCGGCGGTGATCGATGCCCGTTTTACCGGGTCGATCCAATTTGATTATTGCGCACCTATACAACGCCAGATATTACGCAGTTGAcgtacgttttctttttttttttttctccccaacgGTGTTATAcgtttacatttattttcaattttctcagcgACAGGTTTAGTTGAACTCTGGAGTCGATCGATCCGCGACGAGGATTATAACGTAGCCGCTAGGATCGCAGTTGCAAATAAATCGTGACGAGTGAGAGAAAATCGATGTTCGCGTATACCTGTTATGTATAGtatcgggggatgaaaatatcgctttttttcatcgttttagAAATCtgtaagatgaaaaatgaccTTGCTCCGCACTCCGGACGAGCACCTCGGACCGCCCTCCGCCACGGTGTACATCGGATGACCTAGGAAGTTACCGGCTGGTCCGTAATTGCAAATCAATCGCATGGTGTTCATACGATATTTGCGGTCCCAGAATTTTACCTTCCCGCATCCGATGGCGGAAGTTTTAGCCCATACCAATTGCGTGTAGTGACCCGTGGCGTGCCTGGAACTGAGCGAACGTAAAATTGGCGGAGTCAAAGTTAAACGCGCGTTATTCGACTTTATTTATACAGGTATTTACCGATATCGCGATACGTCCGCACAGCTGAATAATTTTACCTCGTTGTACCAACCGTCCACCAGTTTCTCGATCGGGTCGGTTATTTTCTGACTACTCCAGGTGGTCGCCACGTTTTGCCCGACTTGAAAACGttctgaaaagtaaaattaaacaaaaaaacggaagaaaagatCCATTTTCCTTTCGCTGGTGACTCAAACGATGCTTCAgtggtttta
Proteins encoded in this window:
- the LOC105686169 gene encoding zinc finger protein 358-like — protein: MTFNNRNGLFRPWDEDNGDKDPSQEMGDRARGKFAYLSAVSVKCERAEDEDRTASGSASSPSSPDESGGTVSNSIIDREVDDVDDEEEDEEEDTLHKLTSLVDRTILGLPKADNSVDSGSSSSSETSSSSPGPTDADDERSQRSAFVPAMLNRQSAFSFAGVSYPAPVSQHFENGGGSFVGQEILARHEHHVAFDRYAAQQAGHFALEEAARLLQHHEALVKQNKKLRPKKFRCPHCDVAFSNNGQLKGHIRIHTGERPFKCDEEACGKTFTRNEELTRHKRIHSGVRPHACPACGKRFGRKDHLKKHARTHEMRGPAIYIPAPGPFPFPAHPPLHPFLFGL
- the LOC105686170 gene encoding venom allergen 3-like — translated: MSLLSWDAELATIAQRWGDQCAVKPHDDCREVERFQVGQNVATTWSSQKITDPIEKLVDGWYNEVKLFSCADVSRYRSRHATGHYTQLVWAKTSAIGCGKVKFWDRKYRMNTMRLICNYGPAGNFLGHPMYTVAEGGPRCSSGVRSKVYANIDFLSLVTIYLQLRS